A genomic region of Papaver somniferum cultivar HN1 chromosome 7, ASM357369v1, whole genome shotgun sequence contains the following coding sequences:
- the LOC113293620 gene encoding probable inactive poly [ADP-ribose] polymerase SRO2 yields MNPNSVFNSLSGEQVLSESDCESTITSENSTITTSSANFFNSDDLILLDETDSEFLAIKKKFLSNLGALANSVNDFTIHKNSFQSFMGQVKIQSFKLFSLATAKKKNPSSSSGNVQYAWFGSTKHGVEQIISHGFSQFDCSDDPDKKYGSGVYLLPEKYPLGSVALANRKDENGFKHVVLCRVVLGNMEEIRSGSQQFCPSSVEFDSGADNLLCPKKYIVWSTSMNFQILPEYVVSFKAPDSLDVPASAAARPTSPWMSFTSLIRELSKHLTPLQMALIKKQYKDFKERKITRQDMIQVVRRTAGDGMLSGAIKSFYRGMDRANCATVHPSRNIIFSK; encoded by the exons ATGAATCCAAATTCTGTTTTCAATTCTTTGAGTGGTGAGCAAGTTTTGTCAGAAAGTGATTGTGAATCAACAATTACTTCTGAGAATAGTACTATTACTACTTCTTCTGCTAATTTTTTTAATTCCGATGATTTGATTTTACTTGATGAAACGGATTCTGAATTCCTTGCGATTAAGAAGAAATTTCTGTCTAATTTAGGAGCATTAGCAAATTCTGTTAATGATTTTACAATTCATAAGAATTCTTTTCAGAGTTTTATGGGTCAAGTCAAAATTCAATCGTTCAAGCTTTTCTCACTCGCTACTGCCAAGAAGAAGAACCCAAGTAGCAGTTCTGGGAATGTTCAATATGCTTGGTTTGGATCAACAAAACATGGTGTTGAACAGATTATTTCTCATGGGTTTAGTCAATTCGATTGTTCTGATGATCCGGATAAGAAATACGGTTCCGGAGTTTATCTTTTGCCTGAAAAATATCCTCTCGGAAG tgTGGCTTTGGCGAATCGGAAAGATGAAAACGGGTTTAAGCACGTGGTACTTTGTCGAGTTGTTTTGGGTAATATGGAGGAAATTCGTAGTGGTTCTCAACAATTTTGTCCCAGTTCCGTTGAATTTGATTCTGGTGCTGATAATCTCTTGTGCCCCAAAAAATACATTGTTTGGTCAACAAGTATGAACTTTCAGATTCTGCCCGAGTATGTGGTTTCTTTCAAGGCTCCAGATTCCTTGGATG TGCCTGCGTCAGCAGCGGCTCGACCAACGTCTCCTTGGATGTCATTTACATCTCTTATACGTGAGCTTTCAAAGCATTTAACCCCTTTACAGATGGCTCTAATTAAGAAGCAATACAAAGATTTTAAG GAGAGAAAAATCACTAGGCAGGATATGATCCAGGTGGTGCGTAGAACTGCAGGGGATGGAATGCTATCTGGAGCAATCAAGTCATTCTACAGAGGAATG GATCGAGCCAACTGTGCAACAGTCCATCCCAGTCGAAATATAATCTTTTCAAAGTAA